The Faecalibacter sp. LW9 genome has a segment encoding these proteins:
- a CDS encoding M28 family metallopeptidase — MARRLGKELPQEKIVLGGHLDSWDLANGAIDNGVGSFSIIDVTRTYKSLNLENKRTIEFVLFMGEEIGLLGSKHYVNQALKDGSIEQIKAMSNMDMTTNPKSYFSTMNSSKGFLDHLSKDVRQYITDFKENSAVNVGLHSDHQPFMLAGIPIIGLSDSQFKEGALNCYHADCDTFDFVEEVGLKNNVILETYLLYNLSNSSQFPSKRWTDEETKNEMIKGNLETPLRISGDWRWK, encoded by the coding sequence ATTGCTCGTAGATTAGGAAAAGAATTACCTCAAGAAAAAATTGTACTTGGAGGACATTTGGATAGTTGGGATTTAGCCAATGGTGCAATTGATAATGGTGTTGGTAGTTTTTCAATCATAGATGTGACTCGTACTTACAAATCGTTGAATTTAGAAAATAAAAGAACAATAGAATTCGTACTTTTTATGGGGGAAGAGATTGGTTTACTAGGCTCTAAACATTATGTAAATCAAGCTTTAAAAGATGGTTCAATAGAGCAAATTAAAGCGATGTCTAATATGGATATGACAACAAATCCAAAATCTTATTTTTCAACAATGAATTCCTCAAAAGGATTTTTAGATCATTTGTCTAAAGATGTGCGTCAATATATAACTGATTTTAAAGAGAATTCAGCTGTAAATGTTGGTTTGCATTCAGATCATCAGCCTTTTATGTTGGCAGGAATTCCAATTATTGGTTTGTCTGATAGTCAGTTTAAAGAAGGGGCATTAAATTGTTACCATGCCGATTGTGATACATTTGATTTTGTGGAAGAAGTTGGTTTAAAAAACAACGTGATTTTAGAAACATATTTACTTTATAATTTAAGTAATTCATCACAATTTCCTTCTAAAAGATGGACAGATGAAGAGACTAAAAATGAAATGATTAAAGGGAATTTAGAAACTCCCCTGCGTATTTCAGGTGATTGGAGATGGAAATAA
- a CDS encoding inorganic diphosphatase, whose amino-acid sequence MTFDAIIEIPRGSRNKYEMDHETGRIRFDRVLYSPMQYPADYGFVENTLALDGDPIDVLVFLTEPTVPGCVIEVKTIGVLNMSDDKGRDEKLICVPVADPTWNKLEDINDMNEHTLKAVEHFFKVYKDLENKTCIVEGYGDKAQAEKLFHEAVERFKTEGGH is encoded by the coding sequence ATGACTTTTGACGCGATTATTGAAATCCCAAGAGGATCTCGCAACAAATATGAAATGGATCACGAAACAGGAAGAATCCGTTTTGACCGTGTATTATATTCTCCAATGCAATACCCAGCAGATTACGGGTTTGTAGAAAACACATTAGCGTTAGACGGTGATCCAATCGACGTATTAGTTTTCTTAACTGAGCCAACTGTACCAGGTTGTGTAATCGAAGTTAAAACGATTGGTGTTTTAAACATGTCTGATGACAAAGGTCGTGATGAGAAATTAATTTGTGTACCAGTTGCTGATCCAACTTGGAACAAATTAGAAGATATCAACGATATGAACGAGCACACTTTAAAAGCAGTTGAGCACTTCTTTAAAGTATACAAAGATTTAGAAAACAAAACATGTATCGTAGAAGGATATGGTGATAAAGCGCAAGCTGAAAAATTATTCCACGAAGCTGTTGAGCGTTTCAAAACAGAAGGAGGTCACTAA
- a CDS encoding T9SS type A sorting domain-containing protein has protein sequence MKKIFTASLALIGAMVFGQYTTPNTGQTYTIDQLDQLTDIITYDQATNRYVLSENLTISESDTFLAETDYVLAIAEGKLITVAGNIQINAPQEVHFTSTQPGSTYFQGLRLEDTSTAQFTKFKMTYGGGIRVLGENFFMDQSEVSYQNSGISTGAAINFSAGNPTIQNSRFIENDTPAVASGANQSVALNYFNNYLVGNNKSNSNRPQINMGPSGTGSVTRIIGNTILGNRSLTRVGGVSVSSLLGVNNELWIENNLIKDNRYGITASGGNTKGNIINNQIIDNNTEPIPANGGSGINIYLAQNPEDYVINILGNEIKGNLWGITNIGNGAYIHLGDETNYGSNVFENNGNEGVIYALYNNSPVEISAKGNCWDPVLTDERVEEVIVHYNDDSTLGLVDYSDYGCLLNTTEIIPTKIKIYPNPNQGQFVIESEINDQYQIYDLTGKLMKSGALIQGKNSVNTSLRKGVYVLKTTSSTYKMIINH, from the coding sequence ATGAAGAAAATTTTTACAGCTTCTTTGGCTTTAATCGGAGCCATGGTATTTGGACAATATACAACTCCAAATACTGGACAAACTTATACGATCGATCAATTGGATCAATTAACGGATATTATCACTTATGATCAAGCAACCAATCGATATGTATTATCAGAAAATTTAACCATCAGTGAATCCGATACTTTTTTAGCTGAAACCGACTATGTTTTAGCCATTGCAGAAGGTAAACTAATTACAGTTGCTGGAAATATTCAGATTAATGCTCCTCAAGAGGTTCATTTTACATCTACACAACCAGGTTCGACTTATTTCCAAGGTCTACGTTTAGAAGATACTTCTACAGCTCAATTTACAAAATTTAAAATGACCTATGGTGGAGGAATTCGAGTATTGGGTGAAAATTTCTTTATGGACCAATCGGAAGTATCTTATCAAAATTCAGGGATATCTACTGGAGCAGCAATTAATTTTTCAGCAGGAAATCCTACCATTCAAAATTCTCGATTCATTGAAAATGATACTCCAGCAGTTGCTTCAGGCGCCAATCAGTCCGTTGCCTTAAACTATTTCAATAATTATTTGGTTGGAAATAATAAATCCAATTCCAATCGTCCACAAATCAATATGGGACCAAGTGGTACAGGTAGTGTCACGCGAATCATAGGAAATACAATTTTAGGGAATCGTTCCTTAACACGTGTAGGAGGTGTGTCTGTCTCGAGTTTATTAGGAGTAAATAATGAATTATGGATTGAGAATAATCTTATAAAAGATAACCGATATGGGATCACTGCTTCTGGTGGTAATACGAAAGGAAATATCATCAATAACCAAATAATTGATAACAACACAGAACCTATCCCTGCTAATGGAGGAAGTGGCATTAATATTTATTTGGCTCAGAACCCAGAAGATTATGTCATTAATATTCTAGGAAATGAAATCAAAGGAAATCTTTGGGGAATTACCAACATCGGTAATGGAGCTTATATCCATTTAGGAGACGAAACAAATTATGGCAGTAATGTTTTCGAAAATAATGGGAATGAAGGGGTAATTTATGCTCTTTATAATAATTCTCCTGTCGAAATTTCAGCCAAAGGAAATTGTTGGGATCCGGTCTTGACAGACGAAAGAGTAGAAGAGGTTATAGTGCATTACAATGACGACTCTACTTTGGGATTAGTCGATTATTCTGACTATGGGTGTTTATTAAATACGACAGAGATTATCCCTACAAAAATAAAAATTTATCCAAATCCAAATCAAGGACAATTTGTGATTGAATCAGAAATAAATGATCAGTATCAAATTTATGATTTGACTGGAAAACTAATGAAATCGGGTGCATTGATCCAAGGGAAAAATTCAGTAAACACTTCCCTTCGTAAAGGGGTCTACGTTTTAAAAACAACATCATCTACTTATAAAATGATAATAAATCATTAG
- a CDS encoding PA domain-containing protein encodes MEGTSKEIKNLHRSEKTALALKYGAKGIILYNQAKGGILLTGTASVTGDIIDIPAVNISYEDGLEIKQMIASQKMVAKIDMKNDVGPMKG; translated from the coding sequence ATGGAGGGTACATCAAAAGAGATTAAAAATTTACATCGATCTGAGAAAACAGCCTTAGCATTAAAGTATGGAGCAAAAGGTATAATCTTGTATAACCAGGCTAAAGGTGGAATTTTATTAACAGGGACAGCATCTGTGACGGGTGATATTATCGATATTCCAGCTGTAAATATTTCGTATGAAGATGGTTTGGAGATCAAGCAAATGATTGCATCTCAAAAAATGGTTGCCAAAATAGATATGAAAAATGATGTGGGACCAATGAAGGGATGA